From the Gouania willdenowi chromosome 19, fGouWil2.1, whole genome shotgun sequence genome, one window contains:
- the LOC114481938 gene encoding myosin phosphatase Rho-interacting protein isoform X8: MYTTQIEGKEQTGRACLAIRMTLCQTVTPVLIKHKKNKPDLLNFKKGWMTKLYDDGMWKKHWFVLTDQSLRYYKDSIAEEASELDGEVDLSTCYDVKEFPVQRNYGFQILCKDGACTLSAMTSGIRRNWIQAITKNVRTTIAPDVTRKNISLKLSVLKPRSLHDETQKDHVLLEPCPQITPEQSLVSELPKPEANKRPSGNNEPPPEPRKSRVRERRREGRSKTYDWTEFKKEQTQKPVKERADTVDLSSSFSTVSSHCSASSSPTSSACSAVSTSSLQTSSLSAAHTPSAAEETEKESVKKVIRPQSTSASHTPNTVTVTIISTLNSTSPVQPLTPEGRDQGKMEVDQPTSICPESEDKNKSCHVREEIEQRWHQVETTPLREEKQVPISTTFTNSSDSDKLPPHELTALLDKELGQKQKELDRLQKQNNLLKEQLENALGREQSAREGYVLQSATPPPSSPHRVPWQNLHKLNQDLQGELESQKRKQDLAQQQIRTLKRSYTEAKDVVDRHDCDVQGLQDKLASAMAEILASEQAVARMRNELKLEQERSKEHEEECDRNEVTLRGQLKDSEDRLREVEAALLERSQALRHLERQQALQRDHVREIQRLQDKLLEVTARLTATEEGHVLKEERLRNELSGMQESHERERQSLCRQLAEAETVQKEIEDKLMEAEQQVEALLRGRQTSGGKECKEEILKLQEELSQKTDIIETLRESVRRLEEEKSNLTCRCQELINQISEADREVNKLRSRLETEEADYCTLEHSYERATQEFQKMSQFLREKEEEIRQTKELYERLMERKEQDLKEALVKMTALGNSLEETEQKLQAKEELVCQMSRNLLDKFEPCTAEKNMHAKLMVAEDRIAELEQHLNALQLDYAELQMERQQMPEPKKTESDSALPSSSSNSELSIESSTTTESSPEDKDPLAKRPKIRFSSIQCQKYISFEGMDSIRLGRTFDDTGQNVKPDIDIMQRNIPSDLSFPHSSDPEKFISIIHTLETKLLATESKLRNLTQNLVGQRSAPSETLQSEISKEKTPQCTIAVKHYRHALICVENSREKLSAILNSGHDTTDTQLHSLTEIEKDLFNASFYIRQGQEIEKQSPAVHQSLAPDTVDKEALRLFSKTLSFEALVLNKMSFLIKTSKTDLLQALAQIWEDIEQIKKSDKDCLAIVYADVLTRKLMLETAFWNEVEKAEIDVNKLKESTPSADADIDASAVFNTVIKAELAYSIQNLKLSYDQKFKMLKRELIEAYKNLHERETALQAIIEAYKRPDLKSVIKEIKRNRKFGKPKLADIHPPELAPYMEQIETEEAKIFAEEIIDKHLCGEMPSCAVDAIDSLNNAHDNLAHELQRQAAILHNYAEEIESGENNPGLSQMIQGLLGIQTSQNLTSTSLCMRDALIQAQVAYVACRLRAMHEQDVGWCRQTSQNMDSLVQQHAHNVTAIQEKFEASLEEEHLNFSITLAALQKDNQTLRSEISEHAIQLSRQQEQSMLLEKHFLEETEQLKLRHEHELSQAEQSRVSSELALLETAADKQKKLEVLLAGINTMEEQHESHVKKLQQDFELKICELKHLHKEQIEKLHSHHVEITPYGKENMADKEGPEVSNLSFCGDCITPMEEEEQGKEEQSLTEVDSMVVLKDRIQELETQMNSMKDELENKHLEGDVASLREKYQRDFESLKATCERGFAAMEETHQKLIEDLQRQHQREISKLMEERERLLAEETAATIAAIEAMKNAHKEELEKTQRSQVSGLNSDIDELRLQYEEELRSIQRELEVLSEQYSQKCLENAHLAQALEAERQALRQCQRENQELNSHNQELNNRLTVEITRMRSCFSGESALSPLTQGKDIYELEVLLRIKESEIQYLKQEIHSLKDELQSALRDKKYATEKYKDIYTELSIVKAKADCDITKLKEKLLLATEALGEGTVDGTVTSGYDIMKSKSNPDFMKKEQSSASKAGRGLRSKSLKEGLTVQERMKLFEAKDSRKI; this comes from the exons ATGTACACCACTCAGATAGAAGGAAAGGAGCAGACCGGCCGCGCATGTTTAGCCATCAGAATGACTCTGTGCCAGACGGTGACACCAGTTCTGATCAAGCATAAGAAAAACAAG CCGGACCTCCTCAACTTCAAGAAAGGATGGATGACAAAACTGTATGATGATGGAATG TGGAAGAAACACTGGTTTGTTCTGACAGACCAGAGTTTGAGGTACTACAAGGACTCTATAGCAGAGGAG GCCTCAGAACTGGATGGAGAAGTTGACCTCTCTACGTGTTACGACGTTAAAGAATTCCCAGTCCAGAGGAATTATGGCTTCCAAATCCTT TGTAAAGATGGAGCGTGCACCTTGTCAGCAATGACCTCTGGAATCCGTCGCAACTGGATTCAGGCCATAACGAAGAATGTGCGAACCACTATTGCCCCCGATGTCACACG GAAAAACATCTCTCTGAAATTATCCGTTCTGAAGCCCAG ATCTCTCCATGATGAGACACAGAAAGACCATGTGTTGTTGGAGCCATGTCCCCAAATCACACCCGAGCAAAGCCTCGTTTCTGAGCTCCCTAAGCCAGAAGCCAACAAACGCCCATCTGGGAACAACGAGCCTCCCCCTGAACCTCGGAAAAGTCGAGTCCGGGAGCGCAGGCGAGAGGGGCGCTCAAAGACGTACGACTGGACTGAGTTCAAAAAGGAGCAGACGCAAAAGCCCGTGAAGGAACGTGCCGACACGGTCGATCTCAGCTCCTCGTTTTCAACAGTCTCATCTCACTGCTCGGCGTCTTCCTCCCCCACATCCTCCGCCTGCTCTGCGGTTTCTACCTCATCTCTTCAAACCTCTTCTTTATCAGCTGCCCACACACCATCTGCGGCTGAAGAAACGGAAAAAGAAAGTGTTAAAAAGGTCATCCGTCCCCAAAGCACGAGTGCCTCTCACACACCAAATACTGTCACTGTCActattatttcaactttaaattctacatcacctgttcaGCCATTGACACCTGAAGGTCGAGATCAAGGAAAAATGGAAGTGGACCAACCGACATCAATTTGCCCAGAGAGCGAAGACAAGAACAAAAGCTGTCACGTTCGAGAGGAGATAGAGCAGCGATGGCACCAGGTGGAAACGACTCCGTTAAGGGAAGAGAAGCAAGTGCCCATCAGCACCACTTTCACCAACTCCAGTGACTCTGACAAGCTTCCCCCACATGAGCTGACTGCACTGCTCGACAAAGAG TTGGGACAGAAGCAGAAGGAGCTGGACCGACTTCAGAAGCAGAACAACCTCCTGAAAGAGCAGTTAGAGAATGCGCTTGGAAGAGAACAAAGTGCCAGAGAGGGTTATGTACTGCAG AGTGCTACACCCCCTCCCTCTTCACCGCACAGAGTTCCATGGCAGAACTTGCACAAGCTTAATCAAGACTTACAAGGTGAACTGGAGTCCCAAAAGCGGAAGCAGGACCTCGCTCAACAGCAAATCAGGACTTTAAAGAGAAGCTATACTGAAGCCAAGGATGTCGTTGACCGCCATGACTGTGATGTTCAGGGACTGCAGGATAAACTTGCTTCTGCAATGGCTGAAATCTTAGCAAGTGAACAGGCTGTAGCCAGAATGCGAAATGAGCTTAAGCTAGAACAAGAGCGATCAAAAGAACACGAAGAAGAATGTGACCGTAATGAAGTTACCTTACGAGGACAGCTGAAAGACAGTGAGGATAGGCTTCGGGAAGTGGAGGCCGCTCTCCTTGAGAGAAGTCAGGCCCTAAGGCACTTAGAGCGGCAGCAAGCCCTGCAACGAGACCATGTCAGAGAAATTCAGCGGTTACAGGACAAGCTTCTAGAAGTTACAGCTCGATTAACTGCAACTGAAGAGGGTCATGTACTGAAGGAGGAGCGCCTGAGGAATGAGCTGAGTGGTATGCAGGAAAGTCATGAAAGAGAACGACAAAGCCTATGTAGACAATTAGCTGAGGCGGAAACCGTACAGAAAGAAATTGAAGACAAACTAATGGAGGCTGAGCAGCAGGTAGAAGCCTTGTTAAGAGGAAGACAAACCTCGGGAGGCAAAGAATGCAAGGAGGAAATACTCAAGTTACAAGAGGAGCTGTCCCAAAAGACTGACATCATTGAGACTTTGAGAGAAAGTGTGCGTAGGCTGGAGGAAGAGAAAAGTAATCTCACGTGCCGCTGTCAAGAGCTTATTAACCAGATTTCAGAGGCAGATCGTGAAGTGAACAAGCTCCGCAGTCGTCTGGAAACTGAAGAAGCAGATTACTGCACCTTGGAGCACTCATATGAAAGGGCAACACAAGAGTTTCAGAAAATGAGCCAGTTCCTCAgagaaaaagaggaagaaatCAGACAGACTAAAGAATTGTATGAAAGACTCATGGAACGCAAGGAACAGGACCTCAAAGAAGCTCTTGTAAAAATGACAGCTCTTGGAAACAGCTTGGAGGAAACGGAACAGAAGTTGCAAGCAAAGGAAGAACTTGTTTGTCAAATGAGTCGAAACCTTTTGGATAAGTTTGAACCCTGCACTGCAGAAAAGAACATGCATGCCAAGCTGATGGTCGCCGAGGACCGCATTGCAGAGTTAGAGCAGCATCTTAATGCTCTGCAGCTGGACTATGCTGAGCTACAAATGGAAAGGCAGCAAATGCCAGAACCGAAGAAAACAGAAAGTGATAGTGCGTTACCTTCTTCGTCATCAAACTCTGAACTTTCAATTGAAAGCTCGACCACAACAGAGAGCTCCCCAGAGGATAAAGATCCACTAGCTAAAAGACCAAAAATACGTTTTTCCAGCATTCAGTGCCAAAAATACATTAGTTTTGAGGGTATGGACAGTATTCGCCTTGGCCGAACATTTGACGACACAGGACAAAATGTTAAACCAGATATTGATATAATGCAAAGGAACATTCCCTCTGATTTGTCATTCCCACATTCTAGTGATCCAGAGAAGTTTATCTCTATCATACATACCCTGGAGACCAAATTACTAGCTACAGAGTCCAAGCTGAGAAACCTCACGCAAAATCTAGTAGGGCAACGATCGGCCCCTTCAGAAACTTTACAGAGTGAAATCAGTAAGGAGAAAACACCGCAGTGTACTATTGCCGTTAAGCATTACAGACATGCTCTTATATGTGTAGAAAATAGTCGTGAGAAATTAAGTGCCATTCTGAACAGTGGCCATGAtaccacagacacacaactgCACTCATTGACTGAGATAGAGAAGGATTTATTCAACGCATCATTCTATATTCGACAGGGACAAGAGATAGAGAAGCAATCACCAGCTGTGCATCAAAGCTTAGCCCCGGACACTGTAGATAAAGAGGCTTTGCGATTGTTTAGTAAAACTTTGTCTTTTGAAGCCCTAGTTTTGAACAAGATGTCTTTCTTGATAAAGACATCAAAGACCGACCTCTTGCAAGCACTTGCACAGATATGGGAAGACATTGAGCAAATTAAGAAGAGTGACAAAGATTGCTTAGCAATTGTTTATGCTGATGTCTTGACAAGAAAGCTAATGCTGGAGACTGCGTTTTGGAATGAAGTGGAAAAGGCTGAGATAGAtgtgaataaattaaaagaaagcaCTCCATCAGCTGATGCAGACATTGATGCCTCGGCTGTTTTCAACACTGTCATTAAAGCAGAACTTGCATACTCAATTCAAAACCTTAAACTTTCCTATGACCAGAAATTCAAGATGCTGAAAAGGGAGTTGATTGAAGCATATAAAAACCTTCATGAAAGGGAGACCGCTCTGCAAGCAATAATTGAAGCTTACAAAAGGCCTGATCTTAAAAGTGtgattaaagaaataaaaagaaatcggAAGTTTGGAAAACCAAAGTTGGCAGACATTCATCCTCCGGAACTTGCTCCATATATGGAGCAGATCGAAACAGAAGAAGCCAAAATCTTTGCTGAGGAAATAATAGATAAACACTTATGTGGTGAAATGCCTTCTTGTGCTGTTGATGCTATTGATTCACTCAATAATGCTCATGATAACTTGGCTCATGAGCTTCAAAGACAGGCGGCAATCCTCCACAACTACGCTGAAGAGATTGAAAGTGGTGAAAACAATCCTGGGCTGTCTCAAATGATCCAAGGACTTCTGGGAATCCAAACCTCACAGAACCTGACGAGTACCTCTCTTTGTATGCGTGACGCCCTGATTCAGGCCCAAGTGGCATATGTGGCATGTAGGTTACGGGCTATGCATGAACAAGATGTGGGGTGGTGTCGACAGACCAGTCAAAACATGGACTCGCTGGTTCAGCAGCATGCCCACAATGTCACCGCCATTCAAGAGAAATTTGAAGCGTCTCTAGAAGAAGAGCATCTAAACTTCTCAATTACATTGGCCGCACTTCAAAAGGATAATCAAACCCTGAGGAGTGAGATCAGCGAGCATGCAATCCAGCTTTCCCGTCAGCAAGAGCAGTCAATGCTCCTGGAGAAACATTTTCTCGAAGAGACTGAGCAGCTTAAACTGAGGCACGAACACGAACTAAGCCAAGCAGAGCAAAGCCGTGTCTCGTCCGAGCTGGCTCTCCTGGAGACAGCAGCTGACAAGCAAAAAAAACTGGAGGTTCTACTGGCAGGCATCAATACCATGGAGGAACAACACGAGAGTCATGTAAAGAAATTACAGCAGGACTTTGAACTGAAGATCTGTGAGCTCAAGCATTTGCACAAAGAGCAGATTGAAAAGTTACATTCCCATCATGTAGAAATTACTCCATATGGCAAAGAGAACATGGCAGACAAAGAAGGACCTGAGGTTTcaaatttgtctttttgtggtgACTGTATTACACCTAtggaagaggaggagcagggaAAGGAGGAACAAAGCTTGACAGAAGTTGACTCTATGGTGGTCCTGAAGGACAGAATTCAGGAACTGGAGACTCAGATGAATAGCATGAAGGACGAGCTGGAGAACAAGCACCTTGAAGGAGATGTGGCCAGCCTGAGAGAGAAATACCAGAGAGACTTTGAAAGTCTGAAG GCGACGTGTGAGCGTGGTTTTGCTGCAATGGAAGAAACTCACCAGAAGTTGATCGAAGACCTCCAGAGGCAGCATCAGAGGGAGATCTCCAAACTGATGGAAGAACGAGAGAGGCTGTTAGCTGAGGAGACCGCTGCCACAATTGCCG CTATCGAAGCAATGAAGAACGCACACAAAGAGGAACTGGAGAAGACTCAACGCTCCCAAGTCAGCGGATTAAACTCTGACATCGATGAACTTCGCTTGCAATACGA GGAGGAGCTGCGGTCCATTCAGAGAGAACTTGAGGTTCTGTCCGAGCAGTACTCTCAGAAGTGCCTGGAAAACGCTCATCTGGCTCAGGCCCTGGAGGCCGAGAGACAGGCGCTCCGACAGTGCCAGAGGGAGAACCAGGAGCTGAACTCCCACAATCAG GAGCTGAACAACAGGCTGACTGTAGAAATCACTCGCATGCGCTCGTGTTTCAGTGGAGAATCGGCCCTGTCGCCGCTCACACAGGGAAAGGATATCTATGAACTTGAG GTGTTGCTGCGGATAAAAGAGTCAGAGATCCAGTATCTTAAACAGGAAATCCACTCTTTGAAAGATGAGCTACAGTCTGCATTAAGG GACAAGAAGTACGCCACAGAGAAATACAAGGACATCTATACAGAGCTGAGCATTGTGAAGGCCAAGGCAGACTGTGATAtaaccaaactgaaggaaaagcTGCTTTTGGCCACCGAAGCTTTAGGCGAGGGGACGGTCGATGGGACCGTCACATCCGGCTATG ATATAATGAAGTCTAAAAGTAATCCGGATTTTATGAAAAAAGAGCAATCATCAGCCTCTAAGGCAGGGAGGGGTTTGAGGTCCAAG